The Candidatus Eremiobacteraceae bacterium genome window below encodes:
- a CDS encoding thioredoxin family protein, whose translation MTMKTPPIVSPQEWEAAREQMLAKEKAVTSARDALAAERRRMPWMRVDKEYVFDGPNGKVGLRDLFDGRRQLIVYRAFLEPDVFGWPDHACRGCSLGADQVAHLAHLNARNTTLAYASRAPQADIQRVKARMGWEMPWYTITDSFDKDFGVDEWHGHNVFFRDGDNVFRTYFINSRGDEVMGSTWSYLDATPLGRQEEWEDSPAGYPQTPPYEWWNWHDNYAADASPDPKWTSVIENAQAT comes from the coding sequence ATGACAATGAAAACACCCCCAATCGTTTCGCCGCAGGAATGGGAAGCCGCCCGCGAACAGATGCTGGCCAAGGAGAAGGCCGTGACCAGTGCCCGAGACGCGCTGGCCGCGGAGCGCCGGCGAATGCCGTGGATGCGCGTCGACAAAGAGTACGTATTCGACGGCCCCAACGGCAAGGTAGGACTGCGCGACTTGTTCGACGGACGCCGTCAACTTATCGTGTACCGCGCGTTTCTCGAACCCGATGTCTTCGGATGGCCCGATCATGCTTGTCGAGGCTGCTCGCTCGGGGCCGACCAGGTCGCTCACCTTGCCCATCTGAACGCGCGGAACACCACTCTCGCGTACGCCTCGCGCGCGCCGCAAGCGGACATTCAGCGTGTGAAGGCGCGGATGGGCTGGGAGATGCCGTGGTACACGATTACCGACAGCTTTGACAAAGACTTCGGCGTGGACGAGTGGCATGGCCACAACGTGTTTTTCCGCGACGGCGACAACGTTTTCCGAACCTACTTTATCAACAGCCGCGGCGACGAGGTGATGGGGAGCACCTGGAGCTACCTCGACGCGACACCACTCGGACGCCAGGAAGAGTGGGAAGACTCGCCTGCGGGCTATCCGCAAACGCCGCCGTACGAATGGTGGAACTGGCACGACAACTACGCCGCGGACGCTTCGCCGGACCCGAAATGGACCTCGGTGATTGAAAACGCGCAGGCAACGTAG